Proteins from a genomic interval of Halomonas alkaliantarctica:
- the tyrS gene encoding tyrosine--tRNA ligase: MSEVDQALALLSRGTHEILIEDELKKKLASGRKLRIKAGFDPTAPDLHLGHSVLLTKMRQFQDLGHTVIFLIGDFTGRIGDPTGKNVTRKPLTEEDVKANAETYKEQVFKILDPEKTEVRFNAEWFGELSAAKMIELAAQSTVARMLERDDFEKRYKANQSIAIHEFLYPLVQGYDSVALEADVELGGTDQKFNLLMGREIQKHFGQEPQVVITMPLLEGLDGVQKMSKSLGNYIGVDEAPGSMFNKLVSMPDSLMWRYFELLSLKSNEEIDALKQSVEQGANPRDIKMELARELIARYHGDEAAANAHKSAGNQLADGELPEDLPEVTVDFEGSEQAPIAAVLNRAALANNSAQAKDMLGNGRVKVDGDVVAKDTMLATGKSYVIQAGKKRYARVTLI; encoded by the coding sequence ATGAGTGAGGTGGATCAGGCTTTAGCGCTGTTATCGCGCGGTACGCATGAAATCCTGATAGAGGATGAGTTAAAAAAGAAGCTGGCTTCAGGCCGCAAACTGCGTATCAAAGCGGGTTTTGATCCTACAGCCCCTGATCTGCACCTGGGGCACAGCGTGTTGCTGACCAAAATGCGCCAGTTCCAGGATTTGGGGCACACGGTTATCTTTTTGATCGGTGACTTTACCGGGCGTATTGGTGACCCTACCGGTAAGAACGTGACGCGCAAACCGCTCACCGAAGAGGACGTGAAAGCCAACGCCGAAACTTATAAAGAGCAGGTGTTTAAAATACTCGACCCTGAGAAAACCGAGGTGCGCTTTAACGCCGAATGGTTTGGCGAGCTCTCCGCCGCTAAAATGATTGAGCTGGCTGCCCAAAGCACCGTCGCCCGTATGCTGGAACGGGATGACTTTGAAAAGCGCTATAAAGCCAATCAATCCATTGCTATCCACGAATTTCTCTACCCCCTGGTACAAGGTTACGACTCGGTAGCGCTTGAAGCGGATGTGGAGCTGGGCGGTACCGACCAGAAGTTCAACCTGCTGATGGGGCGTGAGATTCAAAAGCACTTCGGTCAGGAGCCCCAGGTGGTCATCACCATGCCGCTGTTGGAGGGGTTGGACGGCGTACAGAAGATGTCGAAGTCCCTGGGCAACTACATTGGTGTCGATGAAGCGCCTGGCTCCATGTTCAATAAGCTGGTCTCTATGCCGGATAGCTTAATGTGGCGCTACTTTGAGCTGCTCTCTTTGAAATCGAACGAAGAGATTGACGCGCTCAAGCAAAGCGTTGAGCAGGGCGCGAACCCGCGGGATATCAAGATGGAGCTGGCGCGGGAGCTAATTGCGCGTTACCACGGTGATGAAGCGGCAGCCAATGCGCACAAGTCTGCGGGTAATCAACTGGCCGATGGCGAGCTTCCGGAAGACCTGCCAGAAGTCACGGTTGATTTTGAAGGCAGTGAGCAAGCTCCTATTGCGGCCGTGCTCAATCGAGCAGCGCTTGCGAACAACAGCGCCCAGGCTAAAGATATGCTGGGTAATGGCCGCGTCAAAGTCGACGGCGACGTCGTTGCCAAAGACACCATGCTGGCGACAGGTAAGAGCTATGTTATCCAAGCGGGTAAGAAACGTTACGCCCGTGTGACGCTTATTTGA
- a CDS encoding PilT/PilU family type 4a pilus ATPase codes for MNKDSSTQTPSVELSPTQWLHQLLDIMVEQHASDLLISVGAPPSLKMPDGLVPLGQQRLTAHQVNELVTHTLPEGLRERFASEREANFALSREGKGRFRVSAFQQRNQMAMVVRSIAIEIPRLEALGVPGQLTELAQAKRGLVLVVGGTGTGKSTTLASMIQQRNETVGGHIISIEDPIEYLHPHKRAIVNQREVGIDTESFEVALKNTLRQAPDVILIGEIRTRETMEHALTFAETGHLCLATLHANNANQALERIIHFFPHERHEQIWMDLSLNLRAVVAQQLLPTLAGGRRAAIEIMLQSPRIADLIRKGDVAEIKAAMAKSRDAGMQTFDQALHDLHQAGHISREVAMAHADSANDLRMLLNVSDAKGRNLTLDEQVPSHLGLRDGDDY; via the coding sequence ATGAATAAAGACAGCTCAACTCAAACGCCATCTGTCGAGCTTTCGCCCACCCAGTGGCTGCACCAACTGCTCGATATCATGGTCGAGCAGCACGCTTCCGATTTACTCATTTCCGTGGGTGCGCCGCCAAGCCTAAAAATGCCCGATGGGCTGGTGCCGTTGGGACAGCAGCGTTTAACCGCCCACCAGGTCAACGAGCTGGTCACCCACACGCTGCCGGAAGGGCTGCGGGAACGTTTTGCCAGTGAGCGAGAGGCGAATTTTGCCCTCAGCCGCGAGGGCAAAGGGCGTTTTCGGGTCAGTGCTTTCCAGCAGCGCAACCAGATGGCGATGGTGGTGCGCAGTATTGCGATTGAGATTCCTCGCCTGGAGGCGCTGGGCGTACCGGGGCAGTTGACTGAATTAGCCCAAGCCAAGCGTGGGCTGGTGCTGGTGGTAGGCGGCACGGGAACCGGGAAGTCGACAACCCTGGCGTCGATGATTCAGCAGCGCAACGAGACCGTCGGCGGCCATATCATCAGTATCGAAGACCCTATCGAGTACCTGCACCCGCATAAGCGCGCGATTGTGAATCAACGCGAAGTGGGGATTGATACCGAGTCGTTTGAGGTGGCGCTAAAAAATACCCTGCGCCAGGCGCCGGATGTGATTCTGATTGGTGAAATCCGCACTCGGGAAACCATGGAACATGCGCTGACGTTTGCTGAAACCGGCCATCTCTGTCTGGCGACACTGCATGCCAATAACGCTAACCAGGCGCTGGAGCGCATCATTCACTTCTTCCCCCATGAACGCCATGAGCAGATCTGGATGGATCTTTCGTTGAATCTGCGTGCAGTCGTCGCCCAGCAACTGCTACCTACGCTTGCGGGCGGGCGCCGTGCGGCCATTGAGATCATGCTTCAGTCGCCGCGCATTGCCGACTTGATCCGTAAAGGAGACGTCGCCGAGATTAAAGCAGCAATGGCCAAGTCCCGTGATGCCGGAATGCAGACCTTCGATCAGGCGTTGCACGACCTGCATCAGGCGGGGCATATCAGTAGAGAAGTGGCCATGGCCCACGCCGACTCGGCTAACGACCTACGCATGCTGCTCAACGTCAGTGACGCCAAGGGGCGTAACCTCACACTAGATGAACAGGTGCCTAGCCATCTGGGGCTGCGCGATGGCGACGATTACTAA
- a CDS encoding YggS family pyridoxal phosphate-dependent enzyme produces MTDIALNESLGHSYAHARERLRNALENAGRAQGAAKLLAVSKTKPAAMIRQVWQLGQREFGENYLQEALEKQTELTDLEGIVWHFIGPLQSNKTRSVAEHFDWVHSVDRLKIAKRLSEQRPTHLAPLNICLQVNISREESKAGVMPEALEELAKEVATLPNLRLRGLMAIPAPAEGIDAQRQPLAALREAFTALQNSLPDAPLDTLSMGMSDDLEAAVLEGATLVRLGTAIFGARPSA; encoded by the coding sequence ATGACAGACATCGCGCTTAACGAGTCACTCGGCCATTCATACGCCCATGCGCGTGAACGCCTGCGTAATGCATTAGAAAACGCGGGGCGCGCTCAGGGTGCAGCCAAGCTATTGGCGGTCAGTAAAACCAAGCCCGCGGCGATGATTCGTCAGGTTTGGCAGCTGGGTCAGCGTGAATTCGGTGAAAACTATTTGCAAGAAGCGCTGGAAAAGCAGACCGAGCTTACCGACCTTGAAGGCATTGTATGGCATTTCATTGGCCCCCTGCAGTCCAACAAAACCCGCTCTGTGGCCGAGCACTTTGACTGGGTGCACAGCGTCGACCGGCTAAAAATAGCCAAACGCCTTAGCGAACAGCGCCCAACGCACCTTGCGCCACTTAATATCTGCCTGCAGGTTAATATCAGCCGCGAAGAGAGCAAAGCCGGCGTAATGCCCGAGGCGTTAGAGGAATTAGCCAAAGAAGTCGCCACGCTACCTAATCTGCGCCTGCGCGGCTTAATGGCGATCCCCGCCCCGGCAGAGGGTATCGACGCCCAGCGCCAGCCTCTGGCAGCGCTGCGCGAGGCGTTCACCGCTTTACAAAACAGCTTGCCAGATGCGCCTCTTGATACGCTCTCGATGGGCATGAGCGACGATTTAGAAGCAGCGGTACTGGAAGGCGCCACGCTGGTGCGTTTGGGCACCGCCATTTTCGGTGCTCGCCCATCGGCTTAG
- the proC gene encoding pyrroline-5-carboxylate reductase → MANKITFIGAGNMASAIIGGLIDSGVEPSTITATAPNDNELATIKQRLGINTDTDNNAAVADADVVVLAVKPQIMRNVCEALRDSVQRQQPLVISIAAGLDADTIDQWLGGQNAMVRCMPNTPSLVGYGASGLYANAKVSDAQRDVATQLMEAVGIVEWVEEEALLDAVTAVSGSAPAYFFLMFEAMEEAAVKLGLPAATARRLAIQTALGAATMAQRSDKDPATLKQNVMSPGGTTERAIHHMEEAQLRTTIADAMQACADRAQAMATELSGK, encoded by the coding sequence ATGGCGAATAAGATTACCTTCATTGGGGCCGGCAATATGGCCAGCGCTATTATCGGCGGCCTAATCGACAGCGGCGTCGAGCCTTCCACGATTACCGCCACCGCGCCGAATGACAACGAACTGGCCACGATTAAACAACGCTTAGGCATCAATACCGACACCGACAACAATGCGGCGGTGGCTGATGCCGATGTAGTGGTACTGGCGGTGAAGCCGCAAATCATGCGCAACGTATGCGAAGCGCTGCGCGACAGCGTTCAGCGCCAGCAGCCGCTGGTGATCTCGATTGCCGCAGGACTGGATGCCGACACTATCGACCAGTGGCTAGGCGGCCAAAACGCCATGGTTCGCTGTATGCCTAATACGCCCTCGCTGGTGGGTTATGGCGCCAGCGGCCTCTACGCCAATGCTAAGGTCAGCGACGCCCAGCGTGACGTGGCCACCCAGCTAATGGAGGCAGTAGGGATTGTCGAGTGGGTGGAAGAAGAAGCGCTGTTAGATGCAGTCACTGCTGTTTCTGGTAGCGCACCGGCCTACTTCTTTCTGATGTTCGAAGCCATGGAGGAAGCGGCCGTTAAACTTGGCCTACCTGCCGCCACTGCTCGCCGACTGGCTATTCAAACCGCACTGGGTGCCGCCACCATGGCGCAACGTAGTGATAAAGACCCGGCCACGTTAAAACAGAACGTCATGTCACCGGGTGGCACCACAGAACGTGCCATTCACCACATGGAAGAGGCACAATTGCGCACCACCATTGCCGACGCCATGCAGGCCTGCGCTGATCGCGCCCAGGCAATGGCCACAGAATTGAGCGGCAAATAA
- a CDS encoding anhydro-N-acetylmuramic acid kinase, producing MKTPTASPLYYIGLMSGTSLDGIDAALIAIEKDSPPRLLATRAEPMPDALHHQLFTLCHAEQVSFAQLAAAEHAFCQCQAQAVQHLLAPLSVGVEQISAIGSHGQTIEHAPAGHDGGPSYTLQLDNPSLLAELTGCTVVADFRRRDLAAGGQAAPLAPAFHQALFGRADAHQLVLNLGGFANLTWLSSQPNDPVIGFDTGPANVLLDGWFALHQGGRFDQDGDWAASGKVDEALLARLLSEPFFQQPPPRSTGRELFHMDWLGKHLSGQEAAADVQATLAELTAVSVAQGIDQLRIDSGPLTLITAGGGAHNGYLMQRLAHHLPRATLTSPAAYGWPEDWIEAGAFAWLAHQRLNHLPGNLPSVTGAQGPRVLGGIYAA from the coding sequence ATGAAAACGCCTACCGCTTCGCCGCTTTACTATATTGGCCTGATGTCCGGCACTAGTCTGGACGGTATTGATGCGGCACTTATCGCCATCGAAAAAGATTCGCCGCCGCGCCTGTTGGCTACCCGCGCCGAGCCAATGCCAGATGCGCTACATCACCAATTGTTCACCCTGTGCCATGCAGAGCAGGTCAGTTTTGCGCAACTCGCAGCAGCGGAACACGCGTTCTGCCAATGCCAGGCCCAAGCCGTGCAGCACTTATTAGCGCCACTTTCAGTGGGTGTAGAACAGATCAGTGCCATCGGCAGTCACGGCCAAACCATCGAGCACGCCCCCGCAGGCCACGACGGTGGCCCGAGCTATACTTTACAGCTGGACAACCCCAGTCTGTTGGCAGAGCTCACCGGCTGCACGGTGGTCGCCGATTTTCGCCGCCGAGACTTAGCCGCTGGCGGACAGGCTGCGCCGTTGGCACCGGCCTTTCATCAGGCGCTATTTGGACGAGCAGACGCGCATCAGTTGGTACTTAATTTAGGCGGCTTTGCCAATCTCACCTGGCTCTCTAGTCAGCCGAACGACCCGGTGATCGGTTTTGATACCGGACCCGCAAATGTTTTATTGGATGGCTGGTTTGCCTTGCACCAGGGCGGCCGCTTTGATCAGGACGGCGATTGGGCCGCTAGCGGAAAGGTAGATGAAGCGCTATTAGCCCGGTTGTTATCCGAACCGTTTTTCCAGCAGCCGCCGCCGAGAAGCACAGGGCGTGAGTTGTTCCATATGGATTGGCTAGGAAAACATCTCAGCGGGCAGGAAGCCGCCGCTGATGTGCAGGCGACGCTTGCAGAGCTCACCGCCGTTAGTGTCGCCCAGGGGATTGATCAGTTGCGGATCGATAGTGGCCCGCTCACCCTGATCACCGCTGGCGGCGGCGCTCACAACGGCTACTTAATGCAGCGCCTTGCCCATCATCTGCCTCGCGCCACGCTCACTTCGCCAGCGGCGTATGGTTGGCCTGAAGACTGGATAGAAGCCGGCGCCTTTGCCTGGCTGGCTCACCAGCGATTGAATCATCTGCCTGGCAACTTACCTTCGGTCACCGGTGCGCAGGGCCCGCGCGTGCTGGGCGGCATTTATGCTGCGTAG
- a CDS encoding type IV pilus twitching motility protein PilT codes for MDITELLAFSAKQNASDLHLSAGLPPMIRVDGDIRRLNVPAIDNNDVRKLIYDIMNDRQRRDYEEHLEIDFSFEVPGIARFRVNAFTQARGAGAVFRTIPNQVLSMQALGLGEVFERLAMLPRGLVLVTGPTGSGKSTTLAAMIDYINDHRYEHILTIEDPVEFVHASKRCLINQREVHRDTHSFADALRSALREDPDVILVGELRDLETIRLALTAAETGHLVLGTLHTTSAAKTIDRIIDVFPGEEKAMVRSMLSESLQAVVSQSLLKRQGGGRVAAHEILIATSAVRNLIREDKVAQIYSAIQTGGSLGMQTLDAELSRLVKDGTVSLEEAQLSAKGTLAIKDE; via the coding sequence ATGGATATTACCGAACTGCTAGCATTCTCGGCAAAGCAGAATGCTTCTGACTTGCACCTTTCGGCCGGTTTGCCGCCCATGATACGTGTTGATGGCGACATTCGTCGGCTCAATGTGCCCGCTATCGATAATAACGATGTGCGCAAATTGATCTACGACATCATGAATGATCGCCAGCGGCGCGACTACGAAGAGCACCTGGAAATTGATTTTTCCTTTGAAGTGCCTGGGATTGCCCGCTTCCGCGTGAACGCCTTTACGCAAGCGCGCGGGGCGGGGGCTGTGTTTCGCACCATCCCTAATCAAGTGCTCTCCATGCAAGCCCTGGGGCTCGGTGAGGTGTTCGAGCGCTTGGCAATGTTGCCGCGAGGCCTAGTGCTGGTGACTGGGCCAACGGGGTCGGGTAAAAGCACCACGCTGGCCGCGATGATCGATTACATTAACGATCATCGTTACGAGCATATTCTTACCATTGAAGACCCCGTCGAGTTTGTCCACGCCAGCAAGCGCTGTTTGATAAACCAACGCGAAGTGCACCGCGACACCCATAGCTTTGCCGATGCGTTGCGTAGCGCGCTACGTGAAGACCCGGATGTGATCCTGGTCGGCGAGCTGCGTGATCTGGAGACCATCCGTTTAGCGCTGACCGCGGCTGAAACCGGCCATCTGGTGCTGGGAACGCTGCATACCACCTCTGCCGCCAAGACAATCGACCGGATCATCGATGTGTTTCCCGGCGAAGAAAAAGCCATGGTGCGTTCCATGTTATCGGAATCGCTCCAGGCGGTGGTGTCGCAGTCGCTGCTTAAACGTCAGGGCGGTGGTCGCGTAGCGGCCCACGAAATCCTCATTGCCACTTCTGCCGTGCGCAACTTGATCCGCGAAGACAAAGTGGCGCAGATCTACTCGGCCATTCAAACCGGCGGCAGCCTGGGCATGCAAACCCTGGATGCCGAGCTGTCGCGGTTAGTGAAAGACGGTACCGTAAGTTTGGAAGAGGCGCAGCTGAGTGCGAAGGGAACGCTGGCGATAAAAGATGAATAA
- a CDS encoding YggT family protein, whose amino-acid sequence MGNELGSAGLMLVNTLINIYLFLLMLRFLLQASRADYYNPLSQSVVKITQPVVGLFQGFLGPVAGRFDLATLAAGFVLKVVSIIAIFMVIGVGMPPIAGLLIAGVAALANAILKIYFFAMIVMIILSWVAPNASHPGALLIMQLVEPIMAPVRKVIPSLGMIDLSPIVVFIAINLIDGLVVGSLIRAAGISGALVGL is encoded by the coding sequence ATGGGCAATGAATTGGGCAGTGCAGGGTTAATGCTGGTAAATACCCTCATCAATATTTACCTCTTTTTACTCATGCTGCGCTTCCTGCTGCAGGCCTCGCGGGCGGATTACTACAATCCGTTAAGCCAATCGGTGGTCAAAATCACCCAGCCGGTAGTAGGGCTATTTCAAGGCTTTTTAGGCCCTGTGGCTGGCCGCTTCGATCTCGCCACCTTAGCGGCAGGTTTTGTATTGAAGGTGGTTAGCATCATTGCCATTTTTATGGTCATTGGCGTTGGCATGCCGCCCATTGCTGGGCTGCTGATTGCCGGTGTAGCCGCCTTGGCGAATGCGATTTTAAAAATTTACTTCTTCGCCATGATCGTGATGATTATTTTGAGCTGGGTGGCGCCGAATGCCAGCCACCCAGGTGCGCTGCTGATCATGCAGTTGGTGGAACCGATTATGGCCCCGGTGCGCAAAGTGATCCCGTCGCTGGGCATGATTGACCTCTCGCCAATCGTGGTGTTTATCGCAATTAACCTGATCGATGGCTTGGTTGTCGGATCATTGATTCGTGCGGCGGGCATTTCCGGCGCGCTGGTCGGGCTATGA